Proteins from one Flavobacterium sp. N2038 genomic window:
- a CDS encoding outer membrane protein assembly factor produces the protein MKKNSTKIIAFILIAIFISACNAIKRVPDGKNLLVKNNILVNGKSSNDETAANQMYQKPNGKLLGFKLRLNLYNLANLHPDSTYKARFDNHPGRYEQWSKVLSAKQVDRLGQSFLYKGIHEFLKNTGEPPVVIDTAKTKKTLLRLKYYYLNNGYFKVKTDYDIDSIGLKKAKINYNITTGPAYKLDSIRTTILTPALDSLYKVSREPSVLKSGNQYKTTDFEEEKNRITTYFRNSGAYYFQPTYVTFDIDTIGKKDKADVNLIISNNSIQEKDSSRTEPFKLYKISDVNIYTDYSAANAKTKITDSTTYNNFNLYSYKKLKYKPRAITDAIFITKGSTFSDTRTTLTSRYLNNLKIFNYPSIQYEVDKRDSTAQSLIAKVYLTPRKKYSFGATLDLTHSNIQDFGIGASLSETIRNVFNRAETLEISTRMNIGSSQDMANPNNNFFNVSEYGVDLKLNFPRILLPFGTEKIIPKRMIPSTSISSGFSKQRNIGLDKENFTGGIAYNWSPKRHNTAKLELLNAQYVRNLNPDNYFNVYTSSYDELNGIGRDYNENPLNWGDTPEEQIHKNLTIPDGTTGFTNDVFNNKTTLRPGDPLYKDVESIEERRVRLTENDFILATSYTFTKTTKKDLADNNFYQFKTKIESAGTLLSAVSNIAKLQKNDKGNYEIFNLEYSEYIKTEFDYIKHWDFGKEKVLAVRSFFGIAIPFGNSDYIPFSRSYYSGGSNDNRAWQPYSLGPGSTDAMDDFNEANMKIALSAEFRFKILGDVKGALFADAGNIWNVLDNVIDEKARFNNVNDLAEIALGSGFGLRYDLSFFVVRLDLGFKTYNPAHEKGDRWFKEYNFGHSVLNFGINYPF, from the coding sequence TTGAAAAAGAATTCCACAAAAATAATAGCATTTATCCTAATAGCAATATTTATTTCTGCTTGTAATGCCATAAAAAGAGTTCCCGATGGAAAAAATCTTCTTGTAAAAAATAATATTCTGGTTAATGGAAAGTCGTCAAACGACGAAACTGCAGCTAACCAAATGTACCAAAAACCAAATGGAAAGTTATTAGGCTTCAAATTACGTTTAAATTTATACAATTTAGCCAATTTACATCCTGATTCTACCTACAAAGCAAGATTTGACAATCATCCGGGCAGATATGAACAATGGTCAAAAGTATTATCTGCAAAACAAGTAGATCGTCTTGGACAATCTTTTTTATATAAAGGTATTCACGAATTCTTAAAAAACACCGGAGAACCACCAGTAGTTATTGACACTGCAAAAACCAAGAAAACCTTACTGCGTTTAAAATACTATTATTTAAATAATGGCTACTTTAAGGTAAAAACAGATTACGATATTGATAGTATTGGACTTAAAAAAGCCAAAATAAACTATAACATTACCACAGGTCCGGCTTACAAACTAGATTCTATCAGAACTACGATTTTAACTCCGGCTCTGGATTCATTATACAAAGTAAGCAGAGAACCTTCTGTTTTAAAATCTGGAAATCAATATAAAACCACTGATTTTGAAGAAGAAAAAAACCGAATTACAACTTATTTCAGAAATAGTGGTGCTTATTATTTTCAACCTACATATGTAACTTTTGATATTGATACTATTGGTAAAAAAGACAAAGCCGATGTAAACCTTATCATTAGCAATAATAGTATACAGGAGAAAGATTCAAGCCGTACCGAACCTTTTAAATTGTATAAAATTAGTGATGTAAACATTTATACCGATTATTCTGCAGCCAATGCCAAGACAAAAATTACAGATAGTACGACCTACAACAACTTTAATTTATACAGTTACAAAAAATTAAAGTACAAACCACGTGCTATTACTGACGCTATTTTTATTACAAAAGGAAGTACATTTTCAGACACAAGAACAACCCTTACTTCCCGATATTTAAATAATTTAAAAATATTCAATTACCCTTCTATTCAATATGAAGTTGACAAAAGAGACTCAACAGCACAATCGTTAATTGCAAAGGTTTATTTAACACCAAGAAAAAAATACAGTTTTGGCGCAACCTTAGATCTTACACACTCTAATATTCAGGATTTTGGTATTGGAGCCAGTCTTTCTGAAACGATTCGAAATGTTTTTAATCGTGCCGAAACTTTAGAAATTTCGACCCGTATGAATATTGGTTCTTCGCAGGACATGGCAAATCCGAATAATAATTTCTTTAATGTCTCTGAATACGGAGTAGATTTAAAACTGAATTTCCCAAGGATTCTTTTGCCTTTTGGAACAGAAAAGATTATTCCGAAAAGAATGATCCCGTCAACATCCATTTCAAGCGGTTTTTCTAAACAAAGAAATATTGGTTTAGATAAAGAAAACTTTACGGGAGGAATTGCATACAACTGGTCTCCAAAACGTCATAATACAGCAAAATTAGAATTACTTAATGCACAATATGTACGTAATTTAAATCCTGATAATTATTTCAACGTTTACACTTCTTCTTATGACGAATTGAATGGCATTGGTAGAGACTATAACGAAAATCCTCTCAACTGGGGAGATACACCTGAAGAACAAATCCATAAAAACCTAACTATTCCTGATGGAACAACAGGTTTTACAAATGATGTTTTTAACAATAAAACAACTTTAAGACCTGGAGATCCTCTGTACAAAGATGTAGAAAGCATTGAAGAAAGAAGAGTACGTTTGACCGAAAATGACTTTATATTAGCGACAAGTTATACTTTTACCAAGACTACTAAAAAAGATCTTGCAGATAACAATTTCTATCAGTTCAAAACCAAAATAGAATCAGCAGGAACTTTATTATCAGCCGTTTCAAATATTGCTAAACTGCAAAAAAACGACAAAGGCAACTACGAAATATTCAATCTGGAATATTCAGAATATATTAAAACAGAGTTTGATTATATCAAACACTGGGATTTTGGAAAAGAAAAAGTATTGGCAGTTCGAAGCTTTTTTGGAATCGCGATTCCATTTGGAAACTCAGATTATATCCCATTTTCGCGAAGTTATTATTCGGGAGGTTCAAATGACAACCGTGCATGGCAACCTTACTCTTTGGGTCCGGGAAGTACCGATGCAATGGATGATTTTAATGAGGCCAATATGAAGATTGCACTTAGTGCCGAATTTCGATTTAAAATTCTGGGAGATGTTAAAGGAGCCCTCTTTGCAGATGCCGGAAATATCTGGAATGTGCTCGATAATGTCATCGATGAGAAGGCAAGATTTAACAACGTAAACGATTTAGCTGAAATTGCTTTAGGTTCAGGATTTGGTTTACGCTACGATTTAAGCTTCTTTGTTGTTCGATTAGATTTAGGCTTCAAGACCTATAATCCGGCGCATGAGAAGGGAGATCGCTGGTTCAAGGAATACAATTTTGGTCACTCGGTTTTAAATTTTGGAATAAATTATCCTTTCTAA
- the accD gene encoding acetyl-CoA carboxylase, carboxyltransferase subunit beta, translated as MAWFKRQEKGITTATEDKMDVPKGLWYKSPTGKIIDADELARNLFVSPEDDFHVRIGSATYFEILFDNNEFVELDKNMTSKDPLHFVDTKKYAERLKDVMEKTHLKDAVRTGVGKSKGKELVICCMDFAFIGGSMGAVVGEKIARGIDHAIKNKLPFVMISKSGGARMMEAAYSLMQLAKTSVKLAQLAEAKLPYISLCTDPTTGGTTASYAMLGDINISEPGALIGFAGPRVVRDTTGKDLPEGFQTAEFLLEHGFLDFITPRKELKDKINLYIDLIQNNDIR; from the coding sequence ATGGCTTGGTTTAAAAGACAAGAAAAAGGGATTACGACCGCGACAGAAGATAAGATGGACGTTCCGAAAGGATTGTGGTACAAATCTCCTACTGGAAAAATTATTGATGCAGACGAATTAGCGAGAAACTTATTCGTAAGCCCTGAAGATGATTTTCACGTTCGAATTGGAAGCGCAACCTATTTTGAAATTTTATTCGACAACAACGAATTTGTTGAGTTAGATAAAAACATGACATCAAAAGATCCTCTGCACTTTGTGGATACAAAAAAATATGCGGAAAGATTGAAAGATGTAATGGAAAAAACTCATCTTAAAGACGCTGTACGTACGGGAGTAGGAAAATCTAAAGGAAAAGAGCTTGTAATTTGCTGTATGGATTTTGCCTTTATCGGTGGATCTATGGGAGCAGTTGTAGGGGAAAAAATCGCAAGAGGAATTGATCATGCGATCAAAAACAAACTTCCTTTTGTAATGATTTCTAAATCTGGTGGAGCTCGTATGATGGAAGCTGCTTATTCTTTAATGCAATTAGCAAAAACTTCTGTAAAACTAGCTCAGCTAGCCGAAGCTAAATTACCTTATATCTCTCTTTGTACAGATCCAACAACGGGTGGAACAACTGCATCTTACGCAATGTTAGGAGACATCAACATCTCTGAGCCGGGCGCTTTGATTGGTTTTGCTGGTCCTCGTGTTGTTCGTGACACTACAGGAAAAGACTTACCAGAAGGTTTCCAAACTGCTGAGTTCTTATTAGAGCACGGTTTCTTAGACTTTATCACGCCTAGAAAAGAATTGAAAGATAAGATCAACTTATATATCGATTTGATTCAGAATAATGATATTAGATAG
- a CDS encoding ABC transporter permease translates to MLLYLRLLKESLSFAINALRNNKLRTLLSLLGVTIGIFSIIAVLAAVDSLDRKISKDLSSLDKNTIYLMKYCFGPSEIPQWKREQFPNVKYDEYIGLKNSLNNTEQVAYQLFVNHESLKYDSKTVSDVNIIPSSSEMVDIDGLSFDKGRFYNESESNSGTAVIVLGYDIAEGLFGTSDPIGKSIRLYGQRFTVIGVMEKQGAGFFGDSNDTSVYLPANFLRRMYGDSDSMTPVIVLKPVKGIDMDAYKAEIAQKLRAIRGMKAGEMDNFFVNVLSGFTDFIDGILGQMNVVGWIISGFSLLVGGFGIANIMFVSVKERTNLIGIQKSLGAKNRFILFQFLFEAIILSVIGGIIGLLMVWGIALILTKALDFEFVLSFGNIMLGTTLAALIGLISGILPAISAANLDPVEAIRTGM, encoded by the coding sequence ATGCTTCTTTATCTAAGATTATTAAAAGAAAGTCTCAGCTTTGCCATAAACGCTTTACGAAATAATAAATTACGAACTTTATTATCGCTGCTGGGTGTTACAATTGGTATTTTTTCAATCATTGCTGTATTGGCTGCGGTAGATTCTTTAGACAGGAAAATATCTAAAGATTTGAGCAGTTTAGATAAAAATACGATTTATTTAATGAAATATTGCTTTGGACCATCCGAAATTCCACAATGGAAGAGAGAGCAGTTTCCAAATGTAAAGTATGATGAATACATTGGCTTGAAAAACTCGCTTAATAATACAGAGCAGGTTGCTTATCAGCTGTTTGTTAATCATGAAAGTTTAAAATACGATTCGAAAACCGTTAGCGACGTGAATATTATTCCTTCATCGAGTGAAATGGTCGATATTGACGGATTGAGTTTTGATAAAGGAAGATTTTACAATGAATCTGAATCTAATTCCGGCACTGCGGTAATTGTTTTGGGTTACGATATTGCCGAAGGTCTTTTTGGAACCAGTGATCCAATTGGTAAAAGTATTCGTTTATACGGGCAGCGTTTTACGGTGATTGGTGTAATGGAAAAACAAGGAGCCGGATTTTTTGGCGATAGCAATGATACTTCTGTTTATTTACCGGCCAATTTCCTGAGACGTATGTATGGTGACAGCGATTCGATGACGCCGGTTATTGTTTTAAAACCGGTAAAAGGGATAGATATGGATGCGTACAAAGCTGAAATAGCGCAAAAATTACGTGCAATTCGAGGAATGAAAGCAGGGGAAATGGATAACTTTTTTGTTAATGTTCTTTCCGGATTTACTGATTTTATTGATGGAATTCTAGGTCAGATGAATGTTGTAGGCTGGATTATAAGTGGGTTTTCTCTTTTGGTTGGAGGTTTTGGAATCGCCAATATTATGTTCGTTTCAGTAAAAGAAAGAACCAATTTAATAGGAATACAAAAATCACTGGGAGCAAAAAACAGATTTATTCTTTTTCAATTTTTATTTGAAGCAATAATTCTTTCAGTTATTGGTGGGATTATAGGGTTGCTAATGGTTTGGGGAATTGCACTTATTTTAACTAAAGCACTTGATTTTGAATTTGTTTTAAGTTTTGGAAATATAATGCTAGGTACAACACTGGCAGCGCTTATTGGGTTAATTTCGGGAATTCTGCCTGCAATTTCAGCTGCAAATTTAGATCCTGTTGAGGCTATTAGAACAGGGATGTAA
- the fbaA gene encoding class II fructose-bisphosphate aldolase, which produces MAHNIKPGVATGDQVQEIFNYAKEKGFALPAVNVTGSSTINGVLETAAKLNAPVIIQFSNGGAQFNAGKGLSNAGEKSAIAGGIAGAKHIHTLAEAYGATVILHTDHCAKKLLPWIDGLLDASEKHFAETGKPLFSSHMIDLSEEPIEENIEICKEYLARMSKMGMTLEIELGITGGEEDGVDNSDVDSSKLYTQPEEVAYAYEELSKVSPKFTIAAAFGNVHGVYKPGNVKLTPKILKNSQDFVQNKFNTGHNPVDFVFHGGSGSTLEEIREAIGYGVIKMNIDTDLQFAYTEGIRDYMVNNIEYLKTQIGNPEGADVPNKKYYDPRKWVRESEVTFNARLEQAFADLNNVNTL; this is translated from the coding sequence ATGGCACACAATATTAAACCAGGAGTAGCTACAGGAGATCAGGTTCAGGAGATTTTTAATTATGCGAAAGAAAAAGGATTTGCTTTACCTGCAGTAAACGTTACTGGATCTAGTACAATCAATGGAGTTCTTGAAACTGCTGCTAAACTAAATGCACCAGTTATCATTCAGTTCTCAAACGGAGGAGCTCAATTTAATGCCGGAAAAGGATTATCTAACGCAGGTGAAAAATCAGCAATCGCTGGAGGAATCGCCGGAGCAAAACATATTCACACTTTAGCAGAAGCTTATGGTGCAACTGTAATTTTACACACTGACCACTGTGCAAAAAAACTTTTACCTTGGATTGATGGTTTATTAGATGCTTCTGAAAAACATTTTGCAGAAACAGGAAAACCATTATTCAGTTCTCATATGATCGATTTGTCTGAAGAGCCAATCGAAGAAAATATTGAAATCTGTAAAGAATACCTGGCTAGAATGAGCAAAATGGGTATGACATTAGAAATTGAACTTGGTATTACAGGTGGTGAAGAAGATGGTGTTGACAACTCTGATGTTGACAGCTCAAAATTATATACTCAACCAGAAGAAGTAGCTTATGCTTACGAAGAATTATCTAAAGTAAGCCCTAAATTTACAATTGCTGCTGCTTTTGGAAACGTTCACGGTGTTTACAAACCAGGAAACGTAAAATTAACTCCAAAAATCTTAAAAAATTCTCAGGATTTCGTACAAAACAAATTCAACACTGGACACAACCCGGTAGATTTCGTTTTCCACGGAGGTTCAGGTTCTACACTTGAAGAAATTAGAGAAGCTATTGGATACGGAGTTATCAAAATGAACATTGATACAGATTTACAATTTGCATATACTGAAGGAATTCGTGACTATATGGTAAACAACATTGAGTATTTAAAAACTCAAATTGGTAACCCAGAAGGTGCTGATGTTCCTAACAAAAAATATTATGACCCAAGAAAATGGGTTCGTGAGAGCGAAGTAACATTCAATGCAAGACTTGAACAAGCTTTTGCAGATTTAAATAATGTGAATACACTATAA
- a CDS encoding helix-turn-helix domain-containing protein has product MSTAAKPRHIGRQISRIRELKDMKQEALAQALGTSQQTISAIENSETIDDAKLAEVAKALGVSVEAIKNFTEENMINYFNNFYDNSCNGANGMFHANYCTFNPLDKVLELYERMLQAEKEKVEYLEKLLKEK; this is encoded by the coding sequence ATGAGCACAGCAGCAAAACCAAGACACATAGGACGACAAATAAGCCGTATTCGCGAACTTAAAGATATGAAGCAAGAAGCTCTCGCTCAAGCTTTAGGAACATCTCAGCAAACCATATCTGCAATAGAAAATAGCGAAACCATAGACGATGCTAAACTTGCAGAAGTAGCAAAAGCGCTTGGAGTAAGTGTTGAAGCAATTAAAAACTTTACTGAAGAAAATATGATAAATTATTTTAATAATTTTTATGACAACAGCTGTAATGGAGCAAATGGAATGTTTCATGCGAATTATTGCACATTCAATCCATTAGACAAAGTGCTTGAACTTTATGAACGTATGCTTCAGGCAGAAAAAGAAAAAGTTGAGTACTTAGAAAAATTATTAAAAGAGAAATAA
- a CDS encoding TrmH family RNA methyltransferase: MVSKNQIKLISGLHQKKQRFANQLFFAEGVKVIQELLQSNFELEHLYTTQNDFETVQSSKRTLINDQELKKISALSTPNSCLAVFKIPAENKIIDSGLIVALDDIRDPGNLGTILRLCDWFGIKQIICSKETVDIYNPKVVQATMGSIARVNVNYVDLKTFISQAKLPVFGTFMDGDNIYQTDLPQDGIIIMGNEANGISAEIEKMVTSRLTIPRFGELQKTESLNVATATAIILSEFKRNS; the protein is encoded by the coding sequence ATGGTTAGTAAAAACCAAATAAAACTTATCTCAGGTTTACATCAAAAAAAGCAACGTTTTGCAAATCAATTATTCTTTGCTGAAGGAGTAAAAGTAATTCAAGAATTGTTGCAATCCAATTTTGAATTAGAGCATTTATACACCACACAAAATGATTTTGAAACTGTTCAGTCTTCAAAACGAACACTTATTAATGACCAGGAACTTAAAAAAATAAGTGCTTTGTCGACTCCAAATTCCTGCTTGGCAGTCTTCAAAATTCCTGCCGAAAACAAAATAATCGATTCCGGCTTAATTGTTGCCTTAGATGATATACGTGATCCCGGAAATTTAGGAACAATTTTGCGTCTTTGTGACTGGTTTGGAATTAAACAAATTATTTGCTCTAAAGAAACAGTAGATATTTATAACCCAAAAGTGGTTCAGGCTACAATGGGGTCTATTGCCAGAGTAAATGTAAATTATGTTGATCTGAAAACCTTTATCAGTCAAGCGAAACTACCTGTCTTTGGAACTTTTATGGACGGAGATAACATTTATCAGACAGATTTGCCACAAGATGGTATCATTATTATGGGTAATGAAGCAAATGGTATTTCTGCAGAAATTGAAAAAATGGTAACCAGCCGACTTACAATTCCAAGATTTGGGGAACTTCAAAAAACCGAAAGTTTAAATGTAGCCACCGCAACAGCAATTATTCTTAGTGAGTTTAAACGAAATAGTTAA
- a CDS encoding cupin-like domain-containing protein, which produces MSFILKPVDTVESISREDFKKNYLDKRKPLIIKGLTKDWPAREKWSTDYFKHIAGDIEVKLVDNSKADPTKVINASIASMKFGEYLDLIKREPTQLRIFFFNLFKHRPELIDDVKVPKELMGGFIESMPAMFFGGSKAITFLHYDIDLPHLFHTHFGGRKHIILFDNKWKKRLYCLPNTTYALEDYDVANPDFEKFPALKGVEGYEVFLEHGDTLFMPTGMWHWMRYIDGSFSLTLRAWDSSIGRKMASVWSLFRHGAVDSAIKVVFRERYAVWREKLAFKIAEKELKKDLKKAG; this is translated from the coding sequence ATGAGCTTTATTCTAAAACCTGTTGATACTGTTGAGTCTATTTCTAGAGAAGATTTTAAAAAAAACTATTTAGATAAGAGGAAGCCCTTAATTATTAAGGGGCTTACAAAAGATTGGCCTGCAAGAGAAAAGTGGTCTACAGATTATTTTAAGCACATTGCGGGAGATATTGAAGTTAAATTGGTCGATAACTCAAAAGCAGATCCAACAAAAGTAATTAATGCTTCTATTGCCAGTATGAAGTTTGGCGAATATCTTGATTTAATAAAAAGAGAGCCAACACAACTGCGTATTTTTTTCTTCAATCTTTTCAAACACAGGCCCGAGTTAATTGATGACGTAAAAGTTCCTAAGGAACTAATGGGAGGTTTTATAGAAAGTATGCCAGCCATGTTTTTTGGAGGTTCAAAAGCAATTACTTTTCTGCATTATGATATCGATTTACCTCATCTTTTTCATACTCATTTTGGTGGTAGAAAACATATTATATTGTTTGATAACAAATGGAAAAAACGACTCTATTGTCTTCCTAATACTACCTACGCTTTAGAAGATTATGATGTTGCGAATCCCGATTTTGAAAAATTTCCCGCTCTAAAAGGTGTCGAAGGTTATGAAGTTTTTCTGGAACACGGAGATACATTATTCATGCCAACAGGTATGTGGCACTGGATGCGTTATATAGATGGTTCTTTCTCTCTAACACTTCGCGCTTGGGATAGTTCTATTGGCCGCAAAATGGCGAGCGTTTGGAGTTTATTTAGACATGGCGCAGTAGATAGTGCAATTAAAGTAGTCTTTAGAGAACGTTATGCTGTCTGGCGCGAGAAACTGGCTTTTAAAATTGCTGAAAAAGAATTGAAAAAAGATTTGAAAAAAGCGGGGTAA